From Magnolia sinica isolate HGM2019 chromosome 13, MsV1, whole genome shotgun sequence, one genomic window encodes:
- the LOC131222325 gene encoding large ribosomal subunit protein eL39-like, translated as MPLHKTFHIKKKLAKKMRQNRSIPHWIRLTIDNTIRYNTKRKHWRRTKLGF; from the coding sequence ATGCCGTTGCACAAGACCTTCCACATCAAGAAGAAGCTGGCGAAGAAGATGAGGCAGAACAGGTCAATACCTCACTGGATCCGCTTGACGATCGACAACACCATCAGGTACAACACGAAGCGCAAGCACTGGCGCCGTACAAAGCTAGGGTTCTGA